The Micromonospora sp. M71_S20 genome has a window encoding:
- a CDS encoding 5-formyltetrahydrofolate cyclo-ligase gives MPDFSDGAEEAKRDVRAAVLARRRELSAPRRAEAAGRVQAELVALVRRLRPLRMTAYVPVGSEPGGPDLPAVLHAALPPGGELLLPVLRDDLDLDWAAWSGPDALVAAGRGMREPDGPRRGRAAVAGAQLVVLPGLAVDRRGLRLGRGGGSYDRALARVPATALTVVPLHDGELVEALPAEPHDRPVRAVVTPADGLRTLDAAPGGVAGVAPHTSAGRIRGR, from the coding sequence GTGCCCGATTTTTCTGATGGAGCGGAAGAGGCGAAGCGGGATGTGCGCGCCGCCGTGCTCGCCCGCCGCCGGGAGCTGAGCGCGCCGCGGCGGGCCGAGGCCGCCGGGCGCGTCCAGGCCGAGCTGGTGGCTCTCGTACGCCGCCTGCGCCCGCTGCGGATGACGGCGTACGTGCCGGTCGGCTCCGAGCCGGGCGGGCCCGACCTGCCGGCGGTGCTGCACGCGGCGCTGCCGCCGGGCGGGGAACTGCTGCTGCCGGTGCTCCGCGACGACCTCGACCTGGACTGGGCGGCCTGGAGCGGGCCGGACGCCCTGGTGGCCGCCGGGCGGGGGATGCGCGAGCCGGACGGGCCGCGGCGGGGCCGGGCGGCGGTCGCCGGGGCGCAGCTCGTGGTGCTGCCCGGGCTGGCGGTGGATCGCCGGGGGCTGCGGCTGGGCCGGGGCGGCGGCTCGTACGACCGGGCGCTGGCCCGGGTGCCGGCGACGGCCCTGACCGTGGTCCCGCTGCACGACGGCGAGCTGGTGGAGGCCCTTCCCGCCGAGCCGCACGACCGACCGGTACGCGCGGTCGTCACGCCCGCCGACGGCCTGCGTACGCTGGACGCCGCCCCGGGGGGCGTGGCGGGTGTCGCGCCCCACACTTCCGCTGGACGAATCCGGGGGCGATGA
- a CDS encoding FmdB family zinc ribbon protein, with the protein MPTYQYACTACGHQLEAVQSFSDAPLTECPACEGRLRKVFNSVGIVFKGSGFYRTDSRSSGSESAKTGAAAKPAKSDSSSGGDSGSSGGSSAASPSSGSSSSSGSGGSTGGGGKAPAASTASAS; encoded by the coding sequence GTGCCCACGTACCAGTACGCCTGCACCGCGTGCGGCCACCAGCTCGAGGCGGTGCAGTCCTTCTCCGACGCGCCGCTGACCGAGTGCCCGGCGTGTGAGGGACGGCTGCGGAAGGTCTTCAACTCCGTCGGCATCGTGTTCAAGGGATCGGGCTTCTACCGCACGGACTCGCGCTCGTCCGGCTCGGAGAGCGCGAAGACCGGCGCCGCCGCCAAGCCGGCGAAGTCCGACTCGTCCTCCGGCGGTGACTCCGGCTCGTCCGGCGGCTCGTCCGCCGCCTCCCCGTCGTCGGGCTCGTCCTCGTCGTCGGGCTCGGGCGGCTCCACCGGGGGTGGGGGCAAGGCCCCGGCCGCCAGCACCGCCAGCGCCTCCTGA
- a CDS encoding DUF2231 domain-containing protein yields the protein MFKEILGLPAHVLVVHAVVVLVPLLALLSAAYVALPRFRSRLDWAVAILAVVAPVSAFVAVESGEELTDAFVARGMQGPIVEQIFAHSRYGDILFRWVLPLAVASLLLLVVTSGHRRVPKLPSWVTPVLSVAVVALGVVSLVYVYLTGHSGAETVWGNTL from the coding sequence ATGTTCAAGGAGATCCTGGGTCTGCCGGCCCACGTGCTGGTGGTGCACGCGGTCGTCGTGCTCGTGCCGCTGCTGGCGCTGCTCTCCGCCGCGTACGTGGCGTTGCCCCGGTTCCGGTCGCGGCTGGACTGGGCGGTGGCGATCCTCGCCGTGGTGGCGCCCGTGTCGGCCTTCGTCGCGGTCGAGTCGGGGGAGGAGCTGACGGACGCGTTCGTCGCCCGGGGCATGCAGGGCCCGATCGTGGAGCAGATCTTCGCGCACTCGCGCTACGGCGACATCCTGTTCCGCTGGGTGCTGCCGCTGGCCGTGGCGTCGCTGCTGCTGCTCGTGGTGACGAGCGGGCACCGGCGGGTGCCGAAGCTGCCGTCCTGGGTGACCCCGGTGCTGTCGGTCGCGGTGGTGGCGCTCGGCGTCGTCAGCCTCGTCTACGTCTACCTGACCGGGCACTCCGGAGCCGAGACCGTCTGGGGCAACACCCTCTGA
- a CDS encoding Fur family transcriptional regulator: MPGGEELLRSRGLRVTRPRLAVLDVLAAGGHLEVDEITRRVRQRLDSVSTQAVYDVLGALSRAGLSRRIEPAGSPARYEARAGDNHHHVVCRGCGEIADIDCAVGSAPCLDPDIAHGFEVDEAEVTFWGLCPTCQARRSADD, from the coding sequence GTGCCCGGTGGCGAGGAACTGCTCCGGTCGAGGGGCCTGCGGGTCACCCGGCCGCGTCTCGCCGTGCTCGACGTCCTGGCCGCCGGCGGCCACCTCGAGGTCGACGAGATCACCCGCCGGGTGCGCCAGCGCCTCGACTCGGTCTCCACCCAGGCCGTCTACGACGTGCTGGGCGCGCTGTCGCGGGCCGGGCTGTCCCGCCGCATCGAGCCGGCCGGCAGCCCCGCCCGCTACGAGGCCCGCGCCGGGGACAACCACCACCACGTCGTCTGCCGGGGCTGCGGCGAGATCGCCGACATCGACTGCGCGGTCGGCAGCGCGCCCTGCCTGGACCCGGACATCGCCCACGGGTTCGAGGTCGACGAGGCAGAAGTGACGTTCTGGGGCCTCTGCCCCACCTGCCAGGCCCGCCGCTCCGCCGACGACTGA
- a CDS encoding oxygenase MpaB family protein, whose product MDSDDLGLFGPGSVTWKVHEEPILIVAGLRSLYLQSLHPRAMAGVAQNSNYRSDAWGRLVRTATYVGTTIYGTTAEAEAAGLRVRRRHARLRATDLFTGEEFRVDDPELLRWVHVTEVESFLDTARRAGLPLTADEIDGYYTEQRRSAALVGLDPATVPGTAAEVADFYRRIRPELRMTREAAETALFLTAPPIPWKLSLPARIGLNLGPPRWAYFGIAGTALALLPAWARRMYGGLGLPTTALSADLSVRALRLTLAALPRRWREGPLQQAAKERAARLAGTPA is encoded by the coding sequence GTGGACTCCGATGACCTCGGCCTCTTCGGTCCGGGTTCGGTCACGTGGAAGGTGCACGAGGAGCCGATCCTGATCGTCGCCGGCCTGCGTTCGCTCTACCTCCAGTCGTTGCATCCCCGGGCCATGGCCGGGGTCGCCCAGAACAGCAACTACCGCTCCGACGCCTGGGGCCGCCTGGTGCGCACCGCCACCTACGTGGGCACCACCATCTACGGCACCACCGCCGAGGCGGAGGCCGCCGGGCTCCGGGTCCGCCGCCGGCACGCCCGCCTGCGGGCCACCGACCTCTTCACCGGGGAGGAGTTCCGGGTCGACGACCCCGAGCTGCTGCGCTGGGTGCACGTCACCGAGGTCGAGTCGTTCCTCGACACGGCCCGCCGGGCCGGGCTGCCGCTGACCGCCGACGAGATCGACGGCTACTACACCGAGCAGCGGCGCTCCGCCGCCCTGGTCGGCCTCGACCCGGCGACGGTGCCGGGCACCGCCGCCGAGGTGGCCGACTTCTACCGGCGTATCCGTCCGGAGCTGCGGATGACCCGCGAGGCGGCCGAGACCGCGCTCTTCCTCACCGCGCCGCCGATCCCGTGGAAGCTCAGTCTGCCCGCCCGGATCGGGCTCAACCTCGGGCCGCCCCGCTGGGCGTACTTCGGCATCGCCGGCACGGCGCTCGCGCTGCTGCCGGCCTGGGCCCGGCGGATGTACGGCGGGCTGGGCCTGCCCACGACCGCGCTCTCGGCCGACCTGAGCGTCCGGGCGCTGCGGCTGACCCTCGCCGCGTTGCCCCGCCGGTGGCGGGAGGGGCCGTTGCAGCAGGCCGCCAAGGAACGCGCCGCCCGGCTCGCCGGCACGCCGGCCTGA
- a CDS encoding PD-(D/E)XK nuclease family protein, giving the protein MPERLFVCTPSKLGAYADCPRRYRYSYVDRPAPQKGPPWAHNSLGASVHTALKNWYALSPERRRPEALAALLKGTWVREGYRDDEQERAAYRRALGWLESYVETLEPGADPLGVERVVAVKTAVLAFNGRADRIDSRPGPDGPELVIVDYKTGRTGLDADDARGSQALALYAYAAERVFRRPCRRVELHHLPTGTVAAHEHTVESLARQLTRAEETARDIMAAERAVADGEDPDEAFPTTPGPRCGWCDYRRTCPVGAQAPGKEPWAAVERAADPVPGQD; this is encoded by the coding sequence ATGCCGGAGCGGCTCTTCGTCTGCACCCCCAGCAAGCTGGGCGCCTACGCCGACTGCCCCCGGCGCTACCGCTACTCCTACGTCGACCGTCCGGCCCCGCAGAAGGGTCCGCCGTGGGCGCACAACTCCCTCGGCGCGAGCGTGCACACCGCCCTGAAGAACTGGTACGCGCTGAGCCCCGAGCGGCGTCGGCCGGAGGCGCTCGCCGCGTTGCTCAAGGGCACCTGGGTGCGCGAGGGCTACCGCGACGACGAGCAGGAGCGGGCGGCCTACCGGCGGGCCCTGGGCTGGCTGGAGTCCTACGTCGAGACCCTGGAGCCCGGGGCCGACCCGCTCGGCGTGGAGCGGGTGGTGGCGGTCAAGACCGCCGTGCTGGCCTTCAACGGCCGGGCCGACCGGATCGACTCCCGTCCCGGGCCCGACGGCCCGGAGCTGGTGATCGTCGACTACAAGACGGGCCGCACGGGGCTGGACGCCGACGACGCGCGCGGCTCGCAGGCGCTGGCGCTCTACGCGTACGCCGCCGAGCGGGTGTTCCGCCGGCCGTGCCGCCGGGTGGAGCTGCACCACCTGCCGACCGGCACGGTGGCCGCGCACGAGCACACCGTGGAGTCGCTGGCCCGGCAGCTCACCCGCGCGGAGGAGACCGCCCGCGACATCATGGCCGCCGAGCGGGCGGTCGCCGACGGAGAGGACCCCGACGAGGCGTTCCCGACCACGCCGGGCCCGCGCTGCGGCTGGTGCGACTACCGGCGCACCTGCCCCGTGGGGGCGCAGGCGCCGGGCAAGGAGCCGTGGGCGGCCGTCGAGCGCGCCGCCGACCCGGTGCCCGGCCAGGACTGA
- a CDS encoding MarC family protein: protein MDAKLFGEVFVTLLVIVDPPGMMPIFLALTGPLTARDRNRAAWQAVALALGVIVIFAVAGQTLLDYLHVDLPALQAAGGLLLILVALELLTGKADDPSQQVTSNIALVPLGTPLLAGPGAIVATMLFVQQADGGADVTAIAAAIVAVMVTVWVVLRFSGGIVKILRPGGIEVLTRIAGLLLAAIAVQLIADAVAAFVTQYADMT, encoded by the coding sequence GTGGATGCCAAGCTGTTCGGCGAGGTCTTCGTGACCCTGCTGGTGATCGTCGACCCGCCGGGCATGATGCCCATCTTCCTGGCGTTGACCGGCCCGCTGACGGCGCGGGACCGCAACCGCGCCGCCTGGCAGGCCGTCGCCCTGGCGCTGGGCGTGATCGTGATCTTCGCGGTGGCGGGGCAGACGCTGCTCGACTACCTGCACGTGGACCTGCCGGCCCTCCAGGCCGCCGGCGGGTTGCTGCTCATCCTGGTGGCGCTGGAGCTGCTGACCGGCAAGGCCGACGACCCGAGCCAGCAGGTCACCTCGAACATCGCCCTGGTGCCGCTGGGTACGCCGCTGCTGGCCGGTCCCGGCGCCATCGTGGCCACCATGCTCTTCGTCCAGCAGGCCGACGGCGGGGCGGACGTCACGGCCATCGCCGCCGCGATCGTGGCCGTGATGGTCACCGTGTGGGTCGTGCTGCGGTTCTCCGGCGGGATCGTCAAGATCCTGCGTCCCGGCGGGATCGAGGTGCTGACCCGGATCGCCGGCCTGCTGCTGGCCGCGATCGCGGTGCAGCTCATCGCGGACGCGGTGGCCGCATTCGTGACCCAGTACGCCGACATGACCTGA
- a CDS encoding PHP domain-containing protein encodes MSAAPRIDLHTHSTASDGTLSPAELMRAAAESGLDVVAITDHDTTAGWAPALAALPAGLSLVRGAELSCRWYGEEPALPLHLLAYLFDPDAPELVAELARVRAAREERGERIVALLRADGIDVSWPEILTGAGGGTVGRPHIAQALIRAGLVATTTEAFGPDWLGERYRLPKEDIDVFRAVRLVRAAGGVPVFAHPRATRRGRIAPDELIADLAAIGLAGLEVDHEDHSPAERAHVRALADELGLLVTGSSDFHGTHKSVRLGAFTTDPGAYDRIVAEAGGVTEVASG; translated from the coding sequence ATGAGCGCGGCACCGCGGATCGACCTGCACACCCACTCCACCGCCAGCGACGGCACCCTCAGCCCGGCCGAGCTGATGCGGGCGGCGGCGGAGTCGGGGCTGGACGTCGTGGCGATCACCGACCACGACACCACGGCCGGCTGGGCGCCGGCCCTGGCGGCGCTGCCGGCCGGGCTCAGCCTGGTCCGGGGCGCGGAGCTCTCCTGCCGGTGGTACGGCGAGGAGCCGGCGCTGCCGCTGCACCTGCTGGCGTACCTGTTCGACCCGGACGCCCCGGAACTCGTCGCGGAACTGGCCCGGGTGCGGGCCGCCCGCGAGGAGCGGGGCGAGCGCATCGTGGCGCTGCTGCGGGCCGACGGGATCGACGTGAGCTGGCCGGAGATCCTGACCGGCGCGGGCGGCGGGACCGTGGGCCGGCCGCACATCGCGCAGGCGCTGATCCGGGCCGGCCTGGTGGCCACCACCACGGAGGCGTTCGGGCCGGACTGGCTGGGCGAGCGCTACCGGCTGCCCAAGGAGGACATCGACGTCTTCCGCGCGGTCCGGCTCGTCCGCGCGGCGGGCGGCGTGCCGGTCTTCGCACACCCCCGGGCCACCCGGCGGGGGCGGATCGCGCCCGACGAGCTGATCGCCGACCTGGCCGCGATCGGGCTGGCGGGACTGGAGGTCGACCACGAGGACCACTCCCCGGCCGAGCGGGCGCACGTGCGGGCCCTGGCCGACGAGCTGGGCCTGCTGGTGACTGGCTCGTCGGACTTCCACGGCACCCACAAGAGCGTCCGGCTCGGGGCGTTCACCACCGACCCCGGGGCGTACGATCGGATCGTCGCCGAGGCGGGCGGAGTGACCGAGGTCGCTTCCGGCTGA
- a CDS encoding SigE family RNA polymerase sigma factor → MSRDPLEEEFRDFVAARSGALLRTAYLLSGDWATAEDLLQTALTKTYLAWKRLGGIEAIEPYARRVMINTSTSWWRRRWHGERPTEVLPERAGTDEIEQQLDRDLLWRHLSALPSRQRAVLVLRFYEDMSEAQTAALLGISPGTVKSQTSRALGTLRRRMGAEAALDLPTGADPTPALLRDDGTDRSTPARGGADRSAPAQGGADRPAPARRSTAYGAPTMVVGEDAAAVVAATNARPPLVAPAVAGSAAVPGGPEGATAAVPGGAATEPPAQATTVPPASDAGRRTPDVEPTDESAGDPVPVASGARAGAGARTARDEQRGRQAAFPVAPAGTGEHR, encoded by the coding sequence GTGAGCAGGGATCCCCTGGAGGAGGAGTTCCGCGACTTCGTCGCGGCCCGCTCCGGTGCCCTGCTGCGCACCGCCTACCTGCTCAGCGGGGACTGGGCCACCGCCGAGGACCTGTTGCAGACCGCGTTGACCAAGACGTACCTGGCCTGGAAGCGGCTCGGCGGGATCGAGGCGATCGAGCCGTACGCCCGCCGGGTCATGATCAACACTTCGACCAGCTGGTGGCGGCGGCGCTGGCACGGTGAACGCCCCACAGAGGTGCTGCCGGAGCGGGCCGGAACCGACGAGATCGAGCAGCAGCTCGACCGGGACCTGCTCTGGCGTCACCTGAGCGCGCTGCCCAGCCGGCAGCGGGCGGTGCTCGTGCTGCGCTTCTACGAGGACATGTCCGAGGCACAGACCGCCGCGCTGCTCGGCATCTCGCCGGGCACGGTCAAGAGCCAGACGTCGCGCGCCCTGGGCACCCTGCGCCGCCGGATGGGCGCCGAGGCCGCCCTCGACCTGCCGACCGGGGCCGACCCGACCCCGGCCCTGCTTCGGGACGACGGCACCGACCGGTCCACCCCCGCGCGCGGCGGCGCCGACCGTTCCGCTCCCGCGCAGGGCGGCGCCGACCGTCCCGCGCCGGCCCGCCGGTCGACGGCCTACGGGGCGCCGACGATGGTGGTGGGCGAGGACGCGGCGGCCGTGGTCGCGGCGACGAACGCCAGGCCGCCGCTCGTCGCACCGGCCGTGGCGGGCAGTGCCGCCGTCCCGGGCGGGCCGGAAGGCGCCACAGCCGCCGTCCCGGGCGGTGCCGCGACCGAGCCTCCGGCGCAGGCGACCACCGTGCCTCCGGCGTCGGACGCCGGGCGTCGCACGCCGGACGTCGAGCCGACCGACGAGTCGGCGGGCGATCCGGTGCCCGTCGCATCGGGGGCGCGCGCCGGGGCCGGGGCGCGTACCGCCCGTGACGAGCAGCGTGGCCGGCAGGCCGCCTTCCCGGTCGCACCGGCAGGCACCGGGGAACACCGGTGA
- a CDS encoding PH domain-containing protein, whose amino-acid sequence MGNPSGPPFDPDDPDRERRDRDTEPIPRIGPDDGPGYGTGPGLSDGPSLSDDAGFGDGPAYAGEGRAGRAWVRDPEAGYQPPQISEDELAGLRADAAGMAPRRVLPLEDEPSSLVARYLFPTERYRGEWKRHWIHLSTPLLVGIAATFVLGYLSGFLAGQDVGALTTIAVLLWFAVMGWVAWKVADWWYDRFILTNKRVMVVNGIITRRVAMMPLVRVTDMKYEQTPTGRALNYGTFVLESAGQEQALREIKNLPNPNELYLRVVEEMYEPQAVEARLGKEADEAKADDGA is encoded by the coding sequence ATGGGAAACCCCTCCGGTCCACCCTTCGATCCCGACGATCCCGATCGGGAGCGCCGGGATCGAGACACGGAGCCGATCCCTCGGATCGGTCCCGACGACGGGCCGGGCTACGGCACCGGTCCGGGCCTCTCCGACGGCCCCTCCCTCTCGGATGACGCCGGCTTCGGTGACGGCCCGGCGTACGCCGGGGAGGGACGGGCCGGTCGGGCCTGGGTCCGTGACCCGGAGGCCGGCTACCAGCCACCCCAGATCTCCGAGGACGAGCTGGCCGGTCTGCGGGCCGACGCCGCCGGCATGGCGCCGCGCCGGGTGCTGCCGTTGGAGGACGAGCCCAGCTCGCTGGTGGCCCGCTACCTCTTCCCCACCGAGCGCTACCGGGGCGAGTGGAAGCGGCACTGGATCCACCTCTCCACCCCGCTGCTGGTCGGCATCGCCGCCACCTTCGTGCTGGGCTACCTCTCCGGCTTCCTCGCCGGGCAGGACGTGGGCGCGCTCACCACGATCGCGGTGCTGCTCTGGTTCGCCGTGATGGGGTGGGTGGCCTGGAAGGTCGCCGACTGGTGGTACGACCGCTTCATCCTGACCAACAAGCGGGTGATGGTGGTCAACGGCATCATCACCCGGCGGGTCGCGATGATGCCGCTGGTCCGGGTCACCGACATGAAGTACGAGCAGACCCCGACCGGCCGGGCGCTCAACTACGGCACGTTCGTGCTGGAGTCCGCCGGTCAGGAGCAGGCGCTGCGTGAGATCAAGAACCTGCCCAACCCCAACGAGCTCTACCTGCGCGTCGTCGAGGAGATGTACGAGCCGCAGGCGGTCGAGGCGCGGCTGGGCAAGGAGGCCGACGAGGCCAAGGCCGACGACGGGGCGTGA
- a CDS encoding DUF6758 family protein, with protein sequence MRAPDLMHTESRCLDCGPVSPLHVPEHIGTDIVASVVDRIVAAADPPTRPRTPLWCPWPLPTGWTMTGVAYAGDDRTGVRATAVACAGPEPLGGGPADLVFVAEEPGVGLGTRFAGLAGPDPGPELAQALTDPGPGHPEHVGQARIKVAGHPTPLWLVNSPTDRSAYAGEARGLWLHAIAWPASAGHLLAEDVVLHDLTEWTPPELVYGAPSPYLHGKA encoded by the coding sequence GTGCGGGCGCCGGACCTGATGCACACCGAGTCGCGCTGCCTGGACTGCGGGCCGGTTTCCCCGCTGCACGTGCCCGAGCACATCGGGACCGACATCGTGGCCAGCGTGGTGGACCGGATCGTCGCCGCCGCCGACCCGCCGACCCGGCCGAGGACGCCGCTGTGGTGCCCGTGGCCGCTGCCGACCGGCTGGACCATGACCGGCGTGGCGTACGCCGGCGACGACCGCACCGGGGTGCGCGCCACTGCGGTCGCCTGCGCCGGGCCCGAGCCGCTCGGCGGGGGCCCCGCGGACCTGGTCTTCGTGGCCGAGGAGCCGGGCGTCGGTCTGGGCACCCGGTTCGCGGGGCTGGCCGGCCCGGATCCGGGCCCGGAACTCGCGCAGGCGTTGACCGATCCCGGGCCGGGGCATCCGGAGCACGTCGGGCAGGCCAGGATCAAGGTGGCCGGTCATCCCACTCCACTGTGGCTCGTGAACTCGCCGACGGATCGAAGCGCGTACGCCGGCGAGGCTCGGGGATTGTGGCTCCATGCGATAGCCTGGCCGGCGAGTGCGGGTCACCTGCTCGCGGAAGACGTCGTGCTGCACGACCTGACCGAGTGGACACCGCCCGAGCTCGTGTACGGCGCACCGTCTCCGTATCTGCACGGGAAGGCTTGA
- a CDS encoding RNA methyltransferase — protein sequence MTGDQLDVGVGPWPGDPPDDPRYDPELLAEGDRRNVVDRYRYWRREAVVADLDRRRHDFHVAIENWQHDFNIGTVVRNANAFLAAEVHVVGRRRWNRRGAMVTDRYQHVRHHETIEEFVAWAAGRELPVVGIDNLPGSRPLESTTLPRRCVLLFGQEGPGLSDPARAACDQLFSIAQYGSTRSINAGVASGIAMHAWIRTHAGPPPD from the coding sequence GTGACCGGAGACCAGCTCGACGTCGGCGTGGGACCGTGGCCCGGGGACCCGCCGGACGACCCGCGGTACGACCCCGAGCTGCTCGCCGAGGGCGACCGGCGCAACGTCGTCGACCGTTACCGCTACTGGCGGCGCGAGGCCGTGGTGGCCGACCTCGACCGGCGGCGGCACGACTTCCACGTGGCGATCGAGAACTGGCAGCACGACTTCAACATCGGCACGGTCGTCCGCAACGCCAACGCCTTCCTCGCCGCCGAGGTGCACGTCGTCGGCCGCCGGCGGTGGAACCGGCGCGGTGCCATGGTGACCGACCGCTACCAGCACGTCCGGCACCACGAGACCATCGAGGAGTTCGTCGCCTGGGCGGCCGGGCGGGAGCTGCCGGTCGTCGGCATCGACAACCTGCCCGGCTCCCGCCCGCTGGAGAGCACCACCCTGCCCCGGCGCTGCGTCCTGCTGTTCGGGCAGGAGGGTCCGGGCCTCTCGGACCCGGCGCGTGCCGCCTGCGACCAGCTCTTCTCGATCGCCCAGTACGGCTCCACCCGGTCGATCAACGCCGGCGTGGCCAGCGGCATCGCCATGCATGCCTGGATCCGTACGCACGCCGGTCCGCCGCCGGACTGA
- a CDS encoding MaoC family dehydratase, with amino-acid sequence MQFGRYYEEFEVGAVYRHWPGKTVTEYDDHLFCLLTMNHHPLHMDAHYAQTASQFKRNVVVGNYIYSLLLGMSVPDVSGKAIANLEVESLRHVAPTFHGDTIYGETTVLDKRESSSKPDRGVVSVETRGYNQDGTMVCVFRRRVMVPKKEYAATTVPEGVDPERPSFPAPR; translated from the coding sequence ATGCAGTTCGGCCGCTACTACGAGGAGTTCGAGGTCGGCGCGGTCTACCGGCACTGGCCCGGCAAGACGGTCACCGAGTACGACGACCACCTCTTCTGCCTGCTCACCATGAACCACCACCCGCTGCACATGGACGCGCACTACGCCCAGACGGCGAGCCAGTTCAAGCGCAACGTGGTGGTCGGCAACTACATCTACTCCCTGCTGCTGGGCATGTCGGTGCCCGACGTCAGCGGCAAGGCCATCGCGAACCTCGAGGTGGAGTCCCTGCGGCACGTGGCGCCCACCTTCCACGGCGACACGATCTACGGCGAGACCACCGTGCTGGACAAGCGCGAGTCGTCCTCCAAGCCAGATCGGGGCGTGGTCTCCGTGGAGACCCGGGGCTACAACCAGGACGGCACGATGGTGTGCGTCTTCCGCCGCCGGGTGATGGTCCCCAAGAAGGAGTACGCGGCGACGACGGTGCCCGAGGGCGTCGACCCGGAACGGCCCAGCTTCCCCGCGCCGCGCTGA
- the trxA gene encoding thioredoxin produces the protein MATVELTTANFDEVTGSDGIVLVDFWAEWCGPCKRFAPVYERSSDKHSEIVFGKVDTEAQQELAAKFDIRSIPTIMAIRDGVIVFAQPGALPESALENLIEQVQALDMDDVRNKLAGHSH, from the coding sequence ATGGCAACCGTAGAGCTGACCACGGCAAACTTCGACGAGGTGACCGGCAGCGACGGCATCGTGCTGGTCGACTTCTGGGCCGAATGGTGCGGCCCGTGCAAGCGGTTCGCCCCGGTCTACGAGCGCTCCTCCGACAAGCACTCCGAGATCGTGTTCGGCAAGGTCGACACCGAGGCGCAGCAGGAGCTGGCCGCCAAGTTCGACATCCGCTCGATCCCGACCATCATGGCGATCCGCGACGGCGTCATCGTCTTCGCCCAGCCCGGCGCCCTCCCCGAGTCCGCCCTGGAGAACCTGATCGAGCAGGTCCAGGCCCTCGACATGGACGACGTCCGCAACAAGCTGGCCGGGCACAGCCACTGA
- a CDS encoding HTTM domain-containing protein, which yields MSRWLTEAVPRGRVAAFRTLIYLFVAADLVVFTPWVRTRVAVPGELYQPLLVGRLLPLPTPNPALVAVLFWALLLLALLAATGRAPRLLGWTVFALYFEWMIVAMSYGKVDHDRFGLLVALAVLPTAGRARHGDATRTEAGGWALRVTQIAVICTYFLAAWAKLRFGGLDWLTGSVLARAILRRGTELADLLASVPYLLIVAQFGIVAFELLSPVVFLLRERWRLATVGFFYSFHLVTVATITISFAPHLAAMTAFLPLERVRPVVWARRLLTRRGRDTGGPAGTAPALAGQASAAGRPDGP from the coding sequence ATGAGCCGCTGGTTGACCGAGGCGGTGCCCCGCGGCCGGGTGGCCGCCTTCCGCACGCTGATCTACCTCTTCGTCGCCGCCGACCTGGTCGTCTTCACTCCCTGGGTGCGCACCCGGGTGGCCGTGCCCGGCGAGCTCTACCAGCCGCTGCTGGTCGGCCGCCTGCTGCCGCTGCCCACGCCGAACCCGGCGCTGGTCGCCGTGCTCTTCTGGGCCCTGCTGCTGCTCGCCCTGCTCGCCGCGACCGGCCGGGCGCCCCGGCTGCTCGGCTGGACGGTCTTCGCGCTCTACTTCGAGTGGATGATCGTCGCAATGAGCTACGGCAAGGTCGACCACGACCGGTTCGGCCTGCTCGTCGCCCTGGCCGTGCTGCCCACCGCGGGCCGGGCCCGGCACGGCGACGCCACCCGCACCGAGGCGGGGGGCTGGGCCCTGCGGGTCACCCAGATCGCCGTCATCTGCACGTACTTCCTGGCCGCCTGGGCCAAGCTGCGCTTCGGCGGGCTGGACTGGCTCACCGGCTCGGTACTGGCCCGGGCCATCCTCCGGCGCGGCACCGAACTGGCCGACCTGCTCGCCTCGGTGCCGTATCTGCTGATCGTCGCCCAGTTCGGCATCGTCGCGTTCGAGCTGCTCAGCCCGGTGGTCTTCCTGCTCAGGGAACGCTGGCGACTGGCCACCGTGGGCTTCTTCTACTCGTTCCACCTGGTCACCGTCGCGACCATCACGATCTCGTTCGCCCCGCACCTCGCGGCGATGACCGCCTTCCTGCCGCTGGAGCGGGTCCGACCGGTGGTCTGGGCGCGCCGGCTGCTCACCCGCCGGGGGCGGGACACCGGAGGGCCCGCCGGCACCGCGCCGGCACTCGCGGGTCAGGCGTCGGCGGCCGGGCGACCGGACGGTCCGTAG